Proteins encoded by one window of Gemmatimonadota bacterium:
- a CDS encoding L-rhamnonate dehydratase translates to MNITRIQVTPVKTPGSGRQPYVIHSVNPIYYYRDLKYDAPPETRPKQPDAPDSLIIEIETDEGVTGVSQKGYGLPGVYTVLTDVLVPLLIGEDPMRTDWLWEKMHRYCISQAREGITSSAISAIDTALWDLKGRYLNQPVYNLLGGKTKDSLRAYASRLYVYASDRGDPDLGLLREEASMYVDQGFTAVKQRFGFSQDDGVEGMRKNRQVVRTLRETIGADVEQMVDCCRSFTADYAIKMIRMVEEFDLAWVEEPVHPHDWPGYVKVRQAASMPISGGENEFGKHAFARWLEMGCADVWQPDVDRCAGITEVQKIVHLAAANDIPVITHGGWVANFHLAMANMNMPMVEYFPDHNVDPDTQILTGQPRPVDGYITLSDAPGLGLELNRDALKRFTWSG, encoded by the coding sequence ATGAATATCACCCGCATCCAGGTCACGCCGGTCAAGACGCCCGGCTCCGGGCGCCAGCCTTACGTCATCCATTCCGTCAATCCGATTTATTACTACCGCGACCTGAAGTACGACGCTCCGCCGGAGACCAGGCCGAAGCAGCCGGACGCTCCCGACTCGCTCATCATCGAAATCGAGACCGACGAAGGCGTGACCGGCGTTTCGCAGAAAGGCTACGGTCTTCCCGGGGTATATACCGTCCTGACCGATGTCCTCGTTCCCTTGCTGATCGGCGAAGATCCCATGCGCACGGACTGGCTGTGGGAGAAAATGCACCGTTACTGCATCTCCCAGGCGCGGGAGGGGATCACCAGCAGTGCCATCAGCGCCATCGACACGGCGCTGTGGGACCTGAAGGGACGGTATCTGAACCAGCCGGTATACAACCTGCTGGGAGGGAAGACGAAAGACAGCCTGCGCGCCTACGCCAGCCGGCTGTACGTCTACGCGAGCGATCGGGGCGACCCCGACCTCGGCCTTCTGAGGGAGGAGGCGTCGATGTACGTCGACCAGGGCTTTACGGCCGTGAAGCAGCGGTTCGGATTCAGCCAGGACGACGGGGTGGAAGGCATGCGCAAGAACCGGCAGGTGGTCCGGACGCTCCGTGAAACCATCGGGGCCGATGTCGAACAGATGGTGGACTGTTGCCGTTCCTTCACCGCGGACTATGCCATCAAGATGATCCGCATGGTGGAGGAATTCGACCTCGCCTGGGTGGAGGAACCGGTGCACCCCCACGACTGGCCGGGCTACGTGAAGGTGCGGCAAGCGGCGTCCATGCCGATTTCGGGGGGTGAAAACGAATTCGGAAAGCACGCCTTCGCCCGCTGGCTCGAAATGGGCTGCGCCGACGTCTGGCAGCCCGATGTGGACCGCTGCGCGGGCATCACCGAAGTGCAGAAAATCGTCCATCTCGCCGCCGCGAACGATATTCCGGTAATCACGCACGGAGGGTGGGTGGCCAACTTCCACCTCGCGATGGCCAACATGAACATGCCCATGGTCGAGTATTTCCCGGACCACAACGTGGATCCGGATACGCAGATCCTTACCGGGCAGCCCCGTCCGGTGGATGGGTACATCACGCTTTCCGACGCGCCCGGACTGGGACTGGAACTGAACCGGGACGCGCTGAAACGATTCACCTGGAGCGGATGA
- a CDS encoding Gfo/Idh/MocA family oxidoreductase, whose product MDRRYRAGVIGRTGRGNYGHGLDTVYLEMEDVDIIAVADDDPDGLQEAGRRLGVGNLYSDYREMLRNEWFDIVSICPRWLDQHATMTLAVAEAGACIFLEKPMARTLSEADAMIEACEKAGVMMGIAHQGRMHTAAWHARQLLAEGAIGDILHVRMNGKEDHRGGGEDLMVLGTHLFDMLRFLLGRNPAWVQASVTLAGGRSATLEDAVEGPEELGLIAGDAIHAMYGFGHGVTATFETRRSQSGHPQRYGMWIFGSEGIMTVHEASQQIRIYESPVWHPDDDVSVRDVTSEALELEPSEQSAMSALQTAANVAVVRDVFEARRDGRRPVNSGYDGRWALEMIHGVYAAHLSGSRIALPLENRGHPLLPNLI is encoded by the coding sequence ATGGACAGACGATACCGGGCGGGTGTGATCGGCCGTACCGGCAGGGGCAACTATGGTCATGGCCTGGACACGGTGTATCTCGAAATGGAGGACGTGGACATCATCGCCGTGGCCGACGACGACCCGGACGGTCTGCAGGAAGCGGGCCGGCGCCTGGGCGTGGGAAACCTGTATTCGGACTATCGGGAGATGCTGAGAAACGAGTGGTTTGACATCGTCAGCATCTGTCCCCGGTGGCTGGACCAGCACGCCACAATGACCCTTGCCGTCGCGGAAGCAGGCGCGTGCATCTTCCTCGAAAAGCCCATGGCCCGCACGCTTTCCGAGGCCGACGCCATGATAGAAGCCTGCGAGAAGGCCGGAGTCATGATGGGCATCGCCCACCAGGGCCGCATGCACACCGCCGCCTGGCACGCCCGCCAACTGCTCGCCGAGGGCGCCATCGGGGACATACTCCACGTCCGCATGAACGGCAAGGAGGATCACCGGGGAGGCGGCGAGGACCTCATGGTGCTGGGCACCCACCTTTTCGACATGCTCCGGTTCCTCCTAGGCAGGAACCCCGCTTGGGTGCAGGCGTCGGTGACCCTGGCCGGCGGACGGTCCGCGACCCTGGAAGACGCGGTGGAGGGTCCGGAGGAACTGGGGCTCATCGCGGGCGATGCGATCCATGCGATGTACGGATTCGGCCACGGCGTGACGGCCACTTTCGAGACGCGCCGAAGCCAGTCTGGCCACCCCCAGAGGTACGGGATGTGGATCTTCGGCTCGGAGGGGATCATGACCGTTCACGAGGCTTCCCAGCAGATCCGGATCTACGAATCCCCGGTCTGGCATCCGGATGACGACGTGTCCGTCCGCGACGTTACCTCGGAAGCGCTTGAACTGGAGCCTTCCGAGCAGTCCGCCATGAGCGCGCTCCAGACCGCGGCGAACGTAGCCGTCGTCCGGGATGTATTCGAGGCGAGGCGGGATGGGCGCAGGCCGGTGAACAGCGGCTACGACGGGCGCTGGGCCCTGGAAATGATCCACGGCGTGTATGCCGCCCACCTGTCGGGAAGCCGTATCGCCCTGCCGCTCGAAAACCGGGGTCATCCGTTGTTGCCGAACCTGATTTAG
- a CDS encoding energy-coupling factor transporter transmembrane component T, whose translation MVLYIPSDTLLHRLHPSTKILGLAMLLILTVAFQSPWYQLAILSGVLLLARSAGAFRNLRRILPLMITVLVFSVVSWSLFRRVGEPFWSFGLFTLSTESIRFGLAMGFRLEAMLVSGMIFVSCTKVEEFAYGLRTIGLPFAVSFALSLAFRLVPLFFTRIGTVVQAQQARGLDLKSGNVLQRARKYVPLLVPIFVYAIRDTDLLSMALESKGFGMRGKRTEFLAFPFIWRDYAILGLLLILNLAGWLMPVP comes from the coding sequence ATGGTACTCTATATACCCTCCGATACCCTGCTGCATCGGCTCCATCCCTCGACGAAGATCCTGGGACTCGCCATGCTGCTGATCCTCACCGTGGCTTTCCAGTCGCCCTGGTATCAACTGGCCATCCTGTCGGGCGTGCTGTTGCTGGCCCGTTCGGCCGGTGCGTTTAGAAACCTGCGGCGCATCCTGCCGCTCATGATCACCGTGCTCGTGTTCAGTGTCGTTTCGTGGTCGCTGTTCAGGCGCGTAGGCGAGCCGTTCTGGTCTTTCGGTCTGTTCACACTCTCGACAGAGTCCATACGGTTCGGGCTCGCCATGGGATTTCGGCTCGAGGCCATGCTCGTTTCCGGCATGATCTTCGTATCCTGCACGAAAGTGGAGGAGTTCGCCTACGGACTCAGGACCATCGGGCTGCCCTTTGCCGTGAGCTTCGCGCTCTCCCTTGCCTTTCGGCTCGTCCCCCTGTTTTTTACCCGTATAGGCACGGTCGTCCAGGCGCAGCAGGCGAGGGGCCTCGATCTCAAGAGCGGAAACGTCCTGCAGCGGGCCCGCAAGTACGTGCCGCTGCTGGTGCCCATATTCGTATACGCGATCCGGGATACCGACCTGCTCTCCATGGCGCTTGAATCCAAGGGGTTCGGCATGCGGGGCAAGCGGACGGAGTTCCTTGCTTTTCCGTTCATCTGGCGCGACTATGCCATCCTGGGCCTGCTGCTGATCTTGAACCTGGCGGGCTGGCTGATGCCGGTCCCGTGA
- a CDS encoding energy-coupling factor transporter ATPase translates to MNQPILTLNDLAFTYRDAPKPALDQINYSHRPGEFTVIIGETGAGKSTLCRCLNGLIPSFIKGRLDGRLQVAGSREPGSQESGHPQVYELARIIGLVFQDFEAQLFSTNVELETAFALENFAVDRDQMRTRVEQALGRVGLVGFEQRDPSSLSGGEKQRLAIASVLAGRPALVVMDEPTTDLDPIGKRDIFRLAQVLRDEIEGIILVEHETEHVLTADRILLMHEGRIIREGSPSEMLADPGYVERHGVRPLQTTVLLTELGLESSALTIQDAVVRIHSAGWRVKESAQEILNGEQKPESGRPVVQISSLIFRYGDSPPAVDDVFLEITAGEFVALVGQNGCGKTTLAKHLNGLHVPTEGEVRVLGKSTSEWTLRELGRRVGYVFQNPDHQIFANTVLDEVAFGARNYGLPEETVREKVESALAVTGLAGREQEDPFNLTRGERQQLAVASVLATDPEILVLDEPTTGLDYPGQVAILNLIRRLNESGRTVVMITHSMWVVAEYADRCVIMSGGRVVRDGDVRSCFSDPKLLESLYLRAPEAVRLGYEFGLVVRSVKEIVDCLERPDEPTLNE, encoded by the coding sequence TTGAATCAGCCGATCCTCACGCTAAACGACCTCGCGTTCACCTACCGGGACGCCCCTAAACCGGCCCTCGACCAGATCAACTACAGTCATCGTCCCGGCGAGTTTACCGTCATTATCGGTGAGACCGGCGCGGGTAAATCCACCCTGTGCCGCTGCCTGAACGGGCTTATCCCATCCTTCATCAAAGGCAGGCTGGACGGCAGGCTGCAGGTAGCCGGCAGCCGGGAACCCGGCAGCCAGGAGTCCGGCCATCCGCAGGTCTACGAACTGGCCCGCATCATCGGCCTGGTATTCCAGGACTTCGAGGCGCAGCTGTTCTCCACCAACGTTGAACTGGAAACGGCTTTCGCTCTGGAGAACTTCGCCGTGGACCGCGATCAGATGCGGACCCGCGTCGAACAGGCGCTAGGCCGCGTCGGCCTCGTTGGCTTCGAACAGCGGGACCCATCCAGCCTGTCGGGCGGTGAAAAACAGCGCCTGGCCATCGCTTCGGTACTTGCGGGCAGGCCCGCGCTGGTCGTTATGGACGAGCCGACGACCGACCTGGATCCTATCGGGAAACGAGACATTTTCAGGCTTGCACAGGTCCTCCGGGATGAAATCGAGGGCATCATCCTGGTCGAGCATGAGACCGAACACGTCCTGACCGCGGACCGGATCCTTCTGATGCACGAAGGACGCATCATACGCGAGGGCTCGCCCAGCGAGATGCTTGCCGACCCCGGATACGTGGAACGGCATGGCGTCCGGCCGCTCCAGACCACCGTGCTGCTGACCGAGCTGGGCCTGGAGTCCAGTGCCTTGACTATCCAGGATGCCGTGGTCCGTATTCATTCGGCTGGATGGCGGGTAAAGGAGTCCGCCCAAGAGATCCTGAACGGCGAGCAAAAGCCCGAATCAGGCCGACCCGTCGTGCAAATCAGCAGCCTGATTTTCAGATATGGGGACTCGCCTCCCGCCGTGGACGACGTTTTCCTGGAGATTACGGCCGGCGAGTTCGTTGCGCTGGTCGGACAGAACGGCTGCGGAAAGACGACGCTCGCCAAGCACCTCAACGGACTGCACGTTCCGACGGAAGGAGAGGTCCGCGTCCTGGGTAAATCCACCTCCGAATGGACCCTGCGCGAACTGGGACGCCGGGTCGGTTACGTATTCCAGAACCCGGATCACCAGATTTTCGCCAATACCGTGCTGGACGAAGTCGCCTTCGGCGCCCGCAACTACGGCCTGCCCGAAGAGACGGTCAGGGAGAAAGTTGAATCCGCCCTGGCCGTTACCGGGCTCGCCGGGCGTGAACAAGAGGATCCCTTCAACCTGACCCGGGGAGAAAGACAGCAGCTTGCCGTGGCGTCGGTGCTGGCCACGGACCCCGAGATCCTCGTCCTGGATGAACCGACCACGGGGTTGGACTATCCCGGCCAGGTCGCCATCCTGAACCTCATCCGACGCCTCAACGAATCCGGACGAACCGTGGTCATGATCACCCACTCCATGTGGGTCGTCGCAGAGTATGCCGACCGCTGCGTCATCATGTCCGGGGGACGCGTCGTCCGGGACGGGGACGTCCGGTCGTGTTTCAGTGATCCGAAGCTGCTGGAGTCGCTGTACCTGCGAGCGCCCGAGGCCGTGCGCCTCGGGTATGAATTCGGACTCGTGGTGCGTTCCGTCAAAGAGATCGTAGACTGCCTGGAACGTCCCGATGAACCAACCCTGAACGAATAG
- a CDS encoding efflux transporter outer membrane subunit — protein MRRIFPLVFILTIPTCSLVPGRNLPEPESIPEMPGAFAAGVADSGTYQPLEWWKTFEDPVLDRVVEEVLSSNFDLAGAVARVQQARSRAGVARASAFPLVQPSVGVNDFDGPTNAGIGAQLEEVGLDPEALSAAGVEIPDRLGLTTYTLSMEFAYELDFWGRNRNDTRSAEAELAATEADYLSARMGVLAETVRTYLEISSLRRQQGLAGEIVAVLQQLESLAESQYERGLIELGDLHAARRRLREAQAELPQIEALRADAEGRLWILMGGFRADLAHKLSNSPGPSPVLKPVPTGIPADLMVQRPDVLAAMQRVEAARYSVSARRAALLPRLSLQGAIGLQSTDSSEWFDPDQWFRNLTMNLLGPVIQGSRLQRNIALAEARLNEAAAAYGRSVVTAVNEVESALLGLEASRRRHALLESLSNETRAESALQEQRYVSGVGAYEAFLAAEQTRLAAQSVLAAAVRDLGYARLALHRSLGGTWTATDSERLRLQQTQPEGRLPSSPPTE, from the coding sequence ATGAGACGGATTTTCCCACTGGTCTTCATCTTGACTATCCCGACCTGCTCCCTGGTCCCCGGCCGGAATCTCCCCGAGCCCGAATCGATTCCCGAAATGCCCGGCGCGTTTGCCGCCGGCGTGGCGGATTCCGGCACATACCAGCCGCTGGAGTGGTGGAAGACGTTCGAAGACCCGGTACTCGACCGGGTAGTCGAGGAAGTGCTCTCTTCGAATTTCGACCTGGCCGGAGCGGTCGCCCGGGTACAGCAGGCCCGGAGCCGGGCGGGCGTCGCCCGGGCTTCGGCGTTTCCGCTGGTTCAGCCTTCGGTAGGCGTGAACGACTTCGACGGTCCGACGAACGCGGGCATCGGAGCGCAACTGGAGGAAGTCGGGCTGGACCCGGAAGCACTGAGCGCGGCGGGCGTGGAGATCCCCGACCGGTTGGGACTCACCACCTATACCCTGAGCATGGAATTTGCCTACGAACTCGATTTCTGGGGCCGCAACCGCAACGATACGCGGTCCGCAGAGGCTGAACTGGCGGCGACGGAGGCGGACTACCTCAGCGCGCGCATGGGGGTGCTGGCCGAGACCGTCCGTACTTATCTGGAGATTTCAAGTCTGCGCCGGCAACAGGGGCTGGCCGGCGAGATCGTGGCCGTCCTTCAACAACTGGAATCGCTTGCAGAATCCCAGTATGAGCGGGGATTGATCGAATTGGGGGATCTACACGCGGCACGACGGAGACTGCGCGAAGCCCAGGCTGAATTGCCGCAGATCGAAGCACTGCGGGCAGATGCCGAGGGACGGCTGTGGATACTCATGGGCGGCTTCCGCGCCGATCTCGCACATAAGTTGTCCAATTCCCCGGGTCCATCACCGGTACTCAAGCCGGTCCCCACGGGCATCCCGGCCGATCTCATGGTCCAGCGGCCCGATGTCCTCGCGGCCATGCAACGTGTGGAAGCGGCGCGGTATTCCGTCAGCGCCCGCCGGGCGGCCCTGCTGCCGCGGTTATCCCTTCAGGGCGCCATAGGATTGCAGAGTACGGATTCGAGCGAGTGGTTCGATCCGGATCAATGGTTCCGCAACCTCACCATGAACCTGCTCGGACCAGTGATTCAGGGTTCCCGGCTTCAAAGAAACATCGCGCTGGCTGAGGCCAGGCTGAACGAGGCCGCGGCCGCTTATGGACGTTCCGTGGTCACCGCGGTGAACGAGGTCGAGTCCGCCCTGCTGGGACTGGAAGCCAGCCGGCGGCGGCATGCACTGCTGGAATCCCTTTCCAATGAAACCCGGGCGGAATCGGCGCTTCAGGAGCAAAGATACGTATCAGGCGTGGGTGCATACGAAGCGTTCCTGGCAGCGGAACAGACCCGTTTGGCGGCGCAGTCGGTACTGGCGGCAGCGGTGCGGGACCTGGGTTACGCCCGACTCGCCCTCCATCGCTCACTGGGCGGTACCTGGACCGCCACCGACAGTGAGCGTCTCAGGCTGCAGCAGACCCAGCCGGAGGGGCGTCTCCCCTCCAGCCCTCCAACGGAGTGA